A genomic stretch from Gopherus evgoodei ecotype Sinaloan lineage chromosome 18, rGopEvg1_v1.p, whole genome shotgun sequence includes:
- the MMEL1 gene encoding membrane metallo-endopeptidase-like 1 isoform X2: MENEVGKSVDNQMDKVTIMGKSESQMDIVEKSTKSGKKSWSFVTIGLSVLLLLMTCAVVALVILYANSRDMQYGTNSGSICTTPGCVTAAARILQNMDPTTEPCTDFYQYACGGWLNWHIIPETSSRYSIFDILRDELEIILKGVLESPEQGDREAFRKAKMLYTSCMNESFIEQRDSLPLLEVLAMVGDWPVASADWNITKEPNWSMEEKLSTLNSRFNKRVFIDMFVWNDDQDSSRHIIYIDQPSLGMPSRDYYFNGGNYQRVREAYLQFMITIAKMIREDKNMAKDDTFVQQEMAKVMKLETEIANATAPAEERHDVTLLYNKMTLRELQEKFALNEFNWTLFIQGIMSSVNVQIHLDEEVVVYGAPYLQELKAIISNYSASTIQNYLVWRLVTDRVSSLSRRFKDARAHYRKALYGTTLEEARWRECVSYVNNNMENAVGALYVRETFAGESKRMVRDLIDKIREVFIETLDELQWMDETSKEKAREKAMAIKEQIGYPDYILEDQNEKLDQEYANLNFSEHKYFENSLENLRAGAQKSLKKLRERVDQDIWIIGAAVVNAFYSPNRNQIVFPAGILQPPFFSKHQPQALNFGGIGMVIGHEITHGFDDNGRNFDKDGNMFDWWSNFSAMHFKDQSRCMVYQYGNYTWELAGGQNVSGISTLGENIADNGGVRQAYKAYLKWLEREGKEPKLPGLDLTHKQLFFLNFAQVWCGSYRPEYASQSIKTDVHSPLKYRVMGSLQNFEAFSEAFHCKKGTAMHPVEKCRVW; encoded by the exons ATATGCAGTATGGCACCAACTCAGGCAGCATATGCACTACTCCTGGATGTGTTACGGCAG CTGCTAGAATACTTCAGAACATGGATCCAACGACTGAGCCTTGCACGGACTTCTATCAGTACGCCTGTGGGGGCTGGCTGAACTGGCACATCATCCCAGAAACCAGTTCGAGATACAGCATTTTTGACATACTGAGAGATGAACTGGAGATCATCCTGAAAG GTGTGCTGGAGTCTCCGGAGCAGGGTGATCGAGAAGCCTTTCGGAAAGCTAAAATGCTTTACACTTCCTGCATGAATGAGA gtTTCATAGAGCAGCGAGATTCATTGCCCCTGTTAGAGGTTTTAGCTATGGTGGGAGATTGGCCAGTGGCTTCGGCAGATTGGAATATCACCAAAG AGCCAAATTGGAGCATGGAAGAAAAACTCTCCACATTAAACTCCAGATTTAACAAACGAGTCTTCATTGATATGTTTGTATGGAACGATGACCAGGATTCCAGCAGACACATCATTTAT ATCGACCAGCCTAGTTTGGGAATGCCATCCAGAGACTACTACTTTAATGGTGGCAATTACCAAAGA GTGCGGGAAGCCTACCTGCAATTTATGATCACTATTGCCAAAATGATCAGAGAAGACAAGAATATGGCAAAAGATGACACTTTTGTCCAACAGGAAATGGCAAAGGTTATGAAGCTTGAAACTGAGATTGCAAAT GCTACTGCTCCGGCAGAAGAAAGGCATGACGTGACCTTATTGTACAACAAAATGACCCTAAGAGAGCTCCAGGAAAAGTTTGCATTGAAT GAGTTTAACTGGACTCTCTTCATCCAAGGCATCATGTCTTCAGTAAACGTTCAGATCCACCTGGATGAGGAGGTAGTTGTGTACGGCGCGCCCTACCTGCAGGAGCTCAAAGCGATTATCTCCAACTACTCAGCAAG CACCATCCAGAACTACCTAGTCTGGCGACTGGTGACTGACAGGGTCAGCAGCTTGAGTCGGCGTTTCAAGGACGCCCGGGCCCACTACCGAAAG GCACTTTATGGGACAACACTGGAAGAGGCCCGTTGGCGGGAATGCGTGAGTTATGTCAACAACAACATGGAGAACGCGGTGGGAGCTCTGTATGTCAGGGAGACATTTGCTGGTGAGAGCAAGAGGATG GTCCGAGACTTAATAGACAAAATCCGGGAAGTGTTCATTGAGACACTTGATGAATTACAGTGGATGGATGAAACATCAAAAGAGAAAGCTCGTGAGAAG GCAATGGCAATTAAAGAGCAAATTGGCTATCCAGACTATATTTTGGAAGATCAGAATGAAAAACTGGATCAGGAATATGCAAAT TTAAACTTCAGTGAGCACAAGTATTTTGAAAACAGCCTGGAAAACCtgagggctggagcccagaagAGCTTGAAAAAACTTCGAGAGAGAGTTGACCAAGATAT atggatcattggtgcTGCAGTGGTCAATGCGTTCTATTCCCCCAACCGAAATCAGATAG TGTTTCCTGCTGGAATCCTTCAGCCTCCCTTCTTTAGCAAACATCAGCCACAGGCACTAAACTTTGGAGGGATCGGGATGGTAATTGGACATGAAATTACTCATGGTTTTGATGACAATG GAAGAAATTTTGACAAAGATGGAAATATGTTTGATTGGTGGAGCAATTTCTCAGCCATGCATTTCAAAGACCAGTCACGCTGCATGGTTTATCAGTATGGAAACTACACATGGGAGCTGGCTGGAGGACAGAAC GTCAGTGGAATAAGCACCCTGGGAGAGAATATTGCAGACAATGGAGGAGTCCGACAGGCTTACAAG GCCTATTTAAAATGGTTGGAACGCGAAGGGAAGGAGCCAAAGTTACCAGGACTCGACCTGACTCACAAACAACTTTTCTTTCTGAACTTTGCCCAG GTGTGGTGTGGTTCCTACAGACCTGAGTATGCCAGCCAGTCTATAAAGACAGATGTTCACAGCCCTTTGAAATACAG GGTGATGGGATCCTTGCAAAACTTTGAAGCTTTCTCTGAAGCATTCCACTGTAAGAAGGGCACAGCCATGCACCCTGTAGAGAAATGCAGAGTGTGGTAG
- the MMEL1 gene encoding membrane metallo-endopeptidase-like 1 isoform X3, with translation MGKSESQMDIVEKSTKSGKKSWSFVTIGLSVLLLLMTCAVVALVILYANSRDMQYGTNSGSICTTPGCVTAAARILQNMDPTTEPCTDFYQYACGGWLNWHIIPETSSRYSIFDILRDELEIILKGVLESPEQGDREAFRKAKMLYTSCMNESFIEQRDSLPLLEVLAMVGDWPVASADWNITKEPNWSMEEKLSTLNSRFNKRVFIDMFVWNDDQDSSRHIIYIDQPSLGMPSRDYYFNGGNYQRVREAYLQFMITIAKMIREDKNMAKDDTFVQQEMAKVMKLETEIANATAPAEERHDVTLLYNKMTLRELQEKFALNEFNWTLFIQGIMSSVNVQIHLDEEVVVYGAPYLQELKAIISNYSASTIQNYLVWRLVTDRVSSLSRRFKDARAHYRKALYGTTLEEARWRECVSYVNNNMENAVGALYVRETFAGESKRMVRDLIDKIREVFIETLDELQWMDETSKEKAREKAMAIKEQIGYPDYILEDQNEKLDQEYANLNFSEHKYFENSLENLRAGAQKSLKKLRERVDQDIWIIGAAVVNAFYSPNRNQIVFPAGILQPPFFSKHQPQALNFGGIGMVIGHEITHGFDDNGRNFDKDGNMFDWWSNFSAMHFKDQSRCMVYQYGNYTWELAGGQNVSGISTLGENIADNGGVRQAYKAYLKWLEREGKEPKLPGLDLTHKQLFFLNFAQVWCGSYRPEYASQSIKTDVHSPLKYRVMGSLQNFEAFSEAFHCKKGTAMHPVEKCRVW, from the exons ATATGCAGTATGGCACCAACTCAGGCAGCATATGCACTACTCCTGGATGTGTTACGGCAG CTGCTAGAATACTTCAGAACATGGATCCAACGACTGAGCCTTGCACGGACTTCTATCAGTACGCCTGTGGGGGCTGGCTGAACTGGCACATCATCCCAGAAACCAGTTCGAGATACAGCATTTTTGACATACTGAGAGATGAACTGGAGATCATCCTGAAAG GTGTGCTGGAGTCTCCGGAGCAGGGTGATCGAGAAGCCTTTCGGAAAGCTAAAATGCTTTACACTTCCTGCATGAATGAGA gtTTCATAGAGCAGCGAGATTCATTGCCCCTGTTAGAGGTTTTAGCTATGGTGGGAGATTGGCCAGTGGCTTCGGCAGATTGGAATATCACCAAAG AGCCAAATTGGAGCATGGAAGAAAAACTCTCCACATTAAACTCCAGATTTAACAAACGAGTCTTCATTGATATGTTTGTATGGAACGATGACCAGGATTCCAGCAGACACATCATTTAT ATCGACCAGCCTAGTTTGGGAATGCCATCCAGAGACTACTACTTTAATGGTGGCAATTACCAAAGA GTGCGGGAAGCCTACCTGCAATTTATGATCACTATTGCCAAAATGATCAGAGAAGACAAGAATATGGCAAAAGATGACACTTTTGTCCAACAGGAAATGGCAAAGGTTATGAAGCTTGAAACTGAGATTGCAAAT GCTACTGCTCCGGCAGAAGAAAGGCATGACGTGACCTTATTGTACAACAAAATGACCCTAAGAGAGCTCCAGGAAAAGTTTGCATTGAAT GAGTTTAACTGGACTCTCTTCATCCAAGGCATCATGTCTTCAGTAAACGTTCAGATCCACCTGGATGAGGAGGTAGTTGTGTACGGCGCGCCCTACCTGCAGGAGCTCAAAGCGATTATCTCCAACTACTCAGCAAG CACCATCCAGAACTACCTAGTCTGGCGACTGGTGACTGACAGGGTCAGCAGCTTGAGTCGGCGTTTCAAGGACGCCCGGGCCCACTACCGAAAG GCACTTTATGGGACAACACTGGAAGAGGCCCGTTGGCGGGAATGCGTGAGTTATGTCAACAACAACATGGAGAACGCGGTGGGAGCTCTGTATGTCAGGGAGACATTTGCTGGTGAGAGCAAGAGGATG GTCCGAGACTTAATAGACAAAATCCGGGAAGTGTTCATTGAGACACTTGATGAATTACAGTGGATGGATGAAACATCAAAAGAGAAAGCTCGTGAGAAG GCAATGGCAATTAAAGAGCAAATTGGCTATCCAGACTATATTTTGGAAGATCAGAATGAAAAACTGGATCAGGAATATGCAAAT TTAAACTTCAGTGAGCACAAGTATTTTGAAAACAGCCTGGAAAACCtgagggctggagcccagaagAGCTTGAAAAAACTTCGAGAGAGAGTTGACCAAGATAT atggatcattggtgcTGCAGTGGTCAATGCGTTCTATTCCCCCAACCGAAATCAGATAG TGTTTCCTGCTGGAATCCTTCAGCCTCCCTTCTTTAGCAAACATCAGCCACAGGCACTAAACTTTGGAGGGATCGGGATGGTAATTGGACATGAAATTACTCATGGTTTTGATGACAATG GAAGAAATTTTGACAAAGATGGAAATATGTTTGATTGGTGGAGCAATTTCTCAGCCATGCATTTCAAAGACCAGTCACGCTGCATGGTTTATCAGTATGGAAACTACACATGGGAGCTGGCTGGAGGACAGAAC GTCAGTGGAATAAGCACCCTGGGAGAGAATATTGCAGACAATGGAGGAGTCCGACAGGCTTACAAG GCCTATTTAAAATGGTTGGAACGCGAAGGGAAGGAGCCAAAGTTACCAGGACTCGACCTGACTCACAAACAACTTTTCTTTCTGAACTTTGCCCAG GTGTGGTGTGGTTCCTACAGACCTGAGTATGCCAGCCAGTCTATAAAGACAGATGTTCACAGCCCTTTGAAATACAG GGTGATGGGATCCTTGCAAAACTTTGAAGCTTTCTCTGAAGCATTCCACTGTAAGAAGGGCACAGCCATGCACCCTGTAGAGAAATGCAGAGTGTGGTAG
- the MMEL1 gene encoding membrane metallo-endopeptidase-like 1 isoform X1, translating into MENEVGKSVDNQMDKYIVTIMGKSESQMDIVEKSTKSGKKSWSFVTIGLSVLLLLMTCAVVALVILYANSRDMQYGTNSGSICTTPGCVTAAARILQNMDPTTEPCTDFYQYACGGWLNWHIIPETSSRYSIFDILRDELEIILKGVLESPEQGDREAFRKAKMLYTSCMNESFIEQRDSLPLLEVLAMVGDWPVASADWNITKEPNWSMEEKLSTLNSRFNKRVFIDMFVWNDDQDSSRHIIYIDQPSLGMPSRDYYFNGGNYQRVREAYLQFMITIAKMIREDKNMAKDDTFVQQEMAKVMKLETEIANATAPAEERHDVTLLYNKMTLRELQEKFALNEFNWTLFIQGIMSSVNVQIHLDEEVVVYGAPYLQELKAIISNYSASTIQNYLVWRLVTDRVSSLSRRFKDARAHYRKALYGTTLEEARWRECVSYVNNNMENAVGALYVRETFAGESKRMVRDLIDKIREVFIETLDELQWMDETSKEKAREKAMAIKEQIGYPDYILEDQNEKLDQEYANLNFSEHKYFENSLENLRAGAQKSLKKLRERVDQDIWIIGAAVVNAFYSPNRNQIVFPAGILQPPFFSKHQPQALNFGGIGMVIGHEITHGFDDNGRNFDKDGNMFDWWSNFSAMHFKDQSRCMVYQYGNYTWELAGGQNVSGISTLGENIADNGGVRQAYKAYLKWLEREGKEPKLPGLDLTHKQLFFLNFAQVWCGSYRPEYASQSIKTDVHSPLKYRVMGSLQNFEAFSEAFHCKKGTAMHPVEKCRVW; encoded by the exons ATATGCAGTATGGCACCAACTCAGGCAGCATATGCACTACTCCTGGATGTGTTACGGCAG CTGCTAGAATACTTCAGAACATGGATCCAACGACTGAGCCTTGCACGGACTTCTATCAGTACGCCTGTGGGGGCTGGCTGAACTGGCACATCATCCCAGAAACCAGTTCGAGATACAGCATTTTTGACATACTGAGAGATGAACTGGAGATCATCCTGAAAG GTGTGCTGGAGTCTCCGGAGCAGGGTGATCGAGAAGCCTTTCGGAAAGCTAAAATGCTTTACACTTCCTGCATGAATGAGA gtTTCATAGAGCAGCGAGATTCATTGCCCCTGTTAGAGGTTTTAGCTATGGTGGGAGATTGGCCAGTGGCTTCGGCAGATTGGAATATCACCAAAG AGCCAAATTGGAGCATGGAAGAAAAACTCTCCACATTAAACTCCAGATTTAACAAACGAGTCTTCATTGATATGTTTGTATGGAACGATGACCAGGATTCCAGCAGACACATCATTTAT ATCGACCAGCCTAGTTTGGGAATGCCATCCAGAGACTACTACTTTAATGGTGGCAATTACCAAAGA GTGCGGGAAGCCTACCTGCAATTTATGATCACTATTGCCAAAATGATCAGAGAAGACAAGAATATGGCAAAAGATGACACTTTTGTCCAACAGGAAATGGCAAAGGTTATGAAGCTTGAAACTGAGATTGCAAAT GCTACTGCTCCGGCAGAAGAAAGGCATGACGTGACCTTATTGTACAACAAAATGACCCTAAGAGAGCTCCAGGAAAAGTTTGCATTGAAT GAGTTTAACTGGACTCTCTTCATCCAAGGCATCATGTCTTCAGTAAACGTTCAGATCCACCTGGATGAGGAGGTAGTTGTGTACGGCGCGCCCTACCTGCAGGAGCTCAAAGCGATTATCTCCAACTACTCAGCAAG CACCATCCAGAACTACCTAGTCTGGCGACTGGTGACTGACAGGGTCAGCAGCTTGAGTCGGCGTTTCAAGGACGCCCGGGCCCACTACCGAAAG GCACTTTATGGGACAACACTGGAAGAGGCCCGTTGGCGGGAATGCGTGAGTTATGTCAACAACAACATGGAGAACGCGGTGGGAGCTCTGTATGTCAGGGAGACATTTGCTGGTGAGAGCAAGAGGATG GTCCGAGACTTAATAGACAAAATCCGGGAAGTGTTCATTGAGACACTTGATGAATTACAGTGGATGGATGAAACATCAAAAGAGAAAGCTCGTGAGAAG GCAATGGCAATTAAAGAGCAAATTGGCTATCCAGACTATATTTTGGAAGATCAGAATGAAAAACTGGATCAGGAATATGCAAAT TTAAACTTCAGTGAGCACAAGTATTTTGAAAACAGCCTGGAAAACCtgagggctggagcccagaagAGCTTGAAAAAACTTCGAGAGAGAGTTGACCAAGATAT atggatcattggtgcTGCAGTGGTCAATGCGTTCTATTCCCCCAACCGAAATCAGATAG TGTTTCCTGCTGGAATCCTTCAGCCTCCCTTCTTTAGCAAACATCAGCCACAGGCACTAAACTTTGGAGGGATCGGGATGGTAATTGGACATGAAATTACTCATGGTTTTGATGACAATG GAAGAAATTTTGACAAAGATGGAAATATGTTTGATTGGTGGAGCAATTTCTCAGCCATGCATTTCAAAGACCAGTCACGCTGCATGGTTTATCAGTATGGAAACTACACATGGGAGCTGGCTGGAGGACAGAAC GTCAGTGGAATAAGCACCCTGGGAGAGAATATTGCAGACAATGGAGGAGTCCGACAGGCTTACAAG GCCTATTTAAAATGGTTGGAACGCGAAGGGAAGGAGCCAAAGTTACCAGGACTCGACCTGACTCACAAACAACTTTTCTTTCTGAACTTTGCCCAG GTGTGGTGTGGTTCCTACAGACCTGAGTATGCCAGCCAGTCTATAAAGACAGATGTTCACAGCCCTTTGAAATACAG GGTGATGGGATCCTTGCAAAACTTTGAAGCTTTCTCTGAAGCATTCCACTGTAAGAAGGGCACAGCCATGCACCCTGTAGAGAAATGCAGAGTGTGGTAG